The sequence below is a genomic window from Paroedura picta isolate Pp20150507F chromosome 12, Ppicta_v3.0, whole genome shotgun sequence.
aagtaggagggaggtcatggtagagtgacgagattttatctgcaaagtgactcacaaaggcctcacagctaatgtccaattggctattattttggtgcccttcctctagggcggtaagagatctgaCTACTCTAAATAATTGAGCTTGGTGTGAGTTAGCAGATGCGATTTCCGTCgagtagaatttgcattttactgacttcaccgccatctcatgggCTCTTAActacattctataagatgctctcgccacttcgtcacgagtcttcctccagactcactCTAATAGTCTCAGCTCTCGTTTCTTCTCGCGGAGCTCCTGAGTGTACCAAGGAGCTCGTCTGCAACGGGGGCGGAGAGGACATCGGGATCTATCTCATcgatggctgccagcattctgttgtgccagtcactgatcaggccatctagagaagtgccgggagtcattgggtcccgcagagcattcaggaatcctattggatccataagtctctgcgggcgagccaacaacaaattgcgagagccccagtgttgccatggctgacactaggtccagcCTATTCCTAGAGggcggcagctcagcatggacgttaaagtcacccagaattaGGAGTCGGGGAACTGTAGCGCCCAGGCCGCTACCTCCTCCAGTAGaactggcagggcatctggaggtacaTTGGGCGcatggtacaccagccagacAGCCACGCTCTTTTGAGTCCCACCCGAGGCCagcacattcaattcctgggattgacgATGCAGGGAGAGCCCTAAAGGAGTAATTCTCTCGGATTAGGatggccacccctcctccctgccctgcttcCGAAACTGATGGATAGAGAAGCCAAGTGGGGCTAattctttaagggcgactgtttcggcTTCCCTGACCCAGGTAATCTTGCGGAGTGTGCGTTTTGTTCTTGATCgatctggcattgcacaacatcagtgtcggAGGCGGGTTATACACCTTTGCCTCCTCCCTAGTAAcccgagggatggggcggaggcGGGAAGAGTCCCGAGGGTGCCTATGCATCGGGTTCCTTGTCTTTTCCCAACTCTTCCCCTCAGTATCGGGATCCCTGACTCCATCAGCCCCCCTGATGTTGTCACCCCCTCCATTTTTATTGATGTCTATGTtgggtgcagagtggtaaggcagcgacatgctgtctgactctgaccatgaggctgggagttcgatcccagcagccagctcaagattgactcagccttccatccttccgaggtcggtaaaatgagtgcccagcttgctggggggtaaacggtaatgactggggaaggcactagcaaaccaccctgtattgaatctgccatgaaaacgctagagggcgtcacccaaagggtcaaacatgactcggtgcttgcataggggatacctttaccttttatgttggGTGAGATAATTCCATATTTGTCCTGGTTTGTTGGTCTATAGAATTTTAGATTCACAGAGGAGACTGTACAGATGGGAAAGGGTAGCAGCCTATCTctgagctcttccccccctcccccaataagtGGGAACGTGAGGCGGCTGCTGCTGATGAAGGAGACCAGAGCTTGTGTTTCATCTGGAAGTGTGCTTCATGGTGCGCCATTCTCACAATGAGGACTTAAGCTACTTCAGACAGATCCTAGAACTTATTCATATGCTGTCAGTAGATGCAATATGAACTGGAGCCGCTGCTGTCAATGTGAATGTGGTTAAAAATGACACTACAGACAGGGAAGCCTTCAATATGAAATCTCTCTTGgtttaattttattcttttagtaACTTAAAAACCTTAACCTTAACTTAAGAACACCTAGCTTGGAAGCTACAGGTTGACTGAAGTATACAAAAAGGTACTATTATGTACTATTAGTATACCCACCGGGCCTCCCTGCACACTACACGGCACAGAAGTAATAAGcattaaattcttttttttaagtactccGCTTCCTGGCGCGACAACCACGAGTTCAGGGGCCGGTCATCCGCTAAGGCTTCCTTCAGCCCCTCAGAGTGGACTCCTGCCATGGATAGGGGTCCGCCTGCCCCCCAAGGCTCCCCCGAGCCCCTTTAAGCAGACGGCGAGAAGGACTCTCAGCAACTGTCCAGGGCGCCCGGCTGGAGCCTACCCCCCCCACCCGCCGCCGGCTCCCTGAAAGGACCTCTGATCCTGACCGCCTCCCCCCACGCCTCCCCCGGACTCTCCACGCCGCCGGGACAACCGCCTCCTCCGCGGCCGAGGAGCCTCCGGGAAGTCGAGCCCTCCTCAGCCCCCTTTCCATCTTATGGAAATCAGGGTGGCTTATGTCgtcaataacataataataaagcCCCGAATTTAAACCACAGATTAAGCCTACCATCAAACTAAAATATAGTCCTCAATAAAACCTTATTTCAGTGCGTCTCCAAAAAATTAAAGTGAAGGTCACTTCCCAGGGGAGGCTGTTCCATAACCGTGGGGCTGTCACCCAAAAGGCTGTCTTGTGTGCCCAAGCAAGATTCTTTGATTTAAGGGACGCCAAGAGAACTTCTGCCTCTTGCTTTAGCTCCCAGGCAGGAGACTGTCCTTCAGATACCCACTCCCAGTCTATCTAGATCTTTAAAGGGCTAAACACCTTGAATTGGGGTAGAGTAGATCAGTAGCCAGTATAATTGCTGCAATGGTGGGCCTTACTATTGGTATAGGGATTTATGTATGGAAATCTGTATCAGTGTTTCTCAATACATTTATTATGTATGTATATGAACTTACTGTGAGGTataccagtgtggtatagtgcttaagagcagtgaattctaatctggagaacagggtttgattccccactcctccacacgcagccagctgggtgacctttgggccagtcacacttctcttagggctggttctcacagagcagttcttgcagacCTCTTTcaaccctgcctacctcacagggtgtatgttctggggacaggaagggaaaggtgtatgtaagccactttgggactccttttggtagtgaaaagcagggtataaaaaaacagctcctcttaaTATGGATTTAAAATAATTGTGGCCACAAAAAGTAGCAGCAGAGCACTATCTGTGTTCAGTCATGGAATActaaattttatttttggaagTCTTCTTCAAGTGTAAAGATCTCTCCCTTGTTTGTATGATAAGTGCAGTTGTTAAGACATCACAAAACCCATACCTAAGAagcattcccaccccccccccccgcccccaggaacTAAAGGGGAATGAAAGTTTTTTGATAAAAACTGGGTTTCTACATTTAGTTTCCTGAACCAAATCCCTACCTTGCTTTTTAATTCATGAGTTACAGGGTCATTACTTTCTAGGAGCTTAAGGGGACAAAATGATGCAGAAAGAGTGTTGACACAAGTTTATAGCTCAGTTTGACGGTCTGGGTATATCCTTTTGCTACTAAACGTGCTTTGTATCTGTCCACGCTTCCATCGGGTAATCGCTTTATCTTGAATACCCATTTGCATCCAACTGTGTTCCTTCCAGCTGGCAATTTGGTGTATGACCATGTTTGGTTGTTGCGAAGAGAATCAAGCTCTTCATCCACGAAGAGAATCAAGCTCTTCATCCACTGCATCCAGCCATTTGATTCTTTCATTCATTGGAAGATTCATCATCTTTTCCCATGTTGACGGTTCACATTCATCTGGTGCTTTGACTTGACAAGTATAACGTTTTGCAGGTATTCCTTTATTCTGTCTTTTCGACCTCCTCACAGCAGGTGGCGCTGTCTCATCTGCTTCTTGGGTTGCTCCTTCCGGTTGGGCATTATCTTGTAGTTCTGTGTCTTCACCAGCAGATGGCGTTGCCCCTTCTGTCTGAATAAGGTGATGTAATTTGGCATTCTCTTCACTGGGTGGCGCTGCCCCTTCTGCTGAGCTTGCTCTTTGTTCCTGAGCATTAGCTCTGGTGGCCGCCATCTTCACCCATTGCGTGAAGCTGCTTGCCTCATTGTTCCTGCATTCCTCTTCTCCTGTAGAGAAATCCTGTAAAGAAAACTGCTTGGTACAATTCTCATCCACGAACACAACATGTTTTATATCAACTTCAAAAGTTTTAGGATTCATGACTCTAAATCCTTTGTTGTATGAATTTTAACCTACAAAAATTCCCAGCTCAGTTCTGGGATCCAACTTTCCACGCTTTTGCTTCGGCACATAAGCATAAACCTTAGCTCCAAAAGTTTTCAAATGTCCCAGGCTAGGTTTTCTACCATTCCAGGCCTCATATGGTATTTTGCCAATCACTTTTGAATGTGATATATTGTACAAGTAAGTTGCTGTATTCACAGCTTcagcccagcacacatcaggcaaATTTGAACCTAATAACATGCATCTAGCACTTTCCATCAAGGTTCTATTAAATCTCTCTGCAGTTCCATTCAATTCTGGGGTGTATAGGACAGTCTTCCCATGTGAAATCCCCTCTTGCTCAAGATAGTTTTCAAATGCAAAATTGCTGAACTCAGAACCTCCATCTGTAATTAAACATTCAGGAACTTTCGAGAATTTTGTCTTTAAATAGCTTGCATAAGTTTTAAATTTGTCCAAAGTTTGATCCTTTGTTTTCAGGAAGTACACACAAgcatattttgttccattatcAATTATAGTGAGAATATATCTTGCTTTTCCAGCAGATGCTGTAATGGGACTGATTAAGTCAGCATGGACCCTCTCTAGAAGCTTGTATTCCTTGTTCTGAGAGTTCCTTTGTTTGCTGCACATGGTGGGCCTTGTTGCCTTTCCCATGAGACAAATTTCACAACCTTTCCTGGACATTTCACATTCTACAATCTTATAATCAATATCACACAAAGATTTCTTAACAGATTCAAAGTTTCTGTGTCCCATTCGCCTATGAAATACATAAATACAGTTCCTATGCTTGCAAACATCCCTGTTTACATTCAGCAATTTATGCTTATCTTCCTTATCAGATCCTTCCATTTCAGCATTCAGAAAATAAAGATTTCCTCTTTCTGTAGCTTTAGCATTGGGAACAAAGAAAGCATCTCTTATACTGTAGTGCACAAAATTTCCACTAATCCCTTTACATTTGAAAGATATAGTTCCTCTTCCAATGACTCTAATTTCTTGACCATCCACAGAATACAGAGACTCAGAACATTCCTCAAAATGAGTAAACAGACTTTTCTCATTTGCTAAAACAACCTCTGATCCAGAATCTAAGCAAAAATTTAATTCTGTTTCACAAACAATATTGTCTCTTTCAGTCCCACACAACTGATTCACAGACAGAGTTAACACCTTTGGCCTTTGCTCTTATCAGTTTTAAAGTCCTTTCGCTGAGATCCACTCTGTACATTAGAATCTGTCTGGTCCTTATTCTTATTTTTCAAGAATTTCCTACACACATTTTTCTTATGACCAGATTTTCCACAGTAATAACACACAATTTCTTTCTTATTTAATTGTAGCACAGATGTGCCTTTTGAACCTTCAGCTCCATGCTCTGTAGCATTCAAATCACTCTTCAGCAAATAGTCAGTAGTATAATCCACTGTAAGATTGTCCTTACACATCAAATTGTGAACTCTGGCTTCATATCTTTTTGGTAAAGATCCAAGTATAACATTAATTATCAACTCATCTTTAATATCATGTCCAATTTTCTTCAGTCtgtctgcatattccaacagcatgTTTAAATGTTTACTTAAGTCCCGCCCCTCTTCTAATCTTGAAGTCAGAAATTTTACATAGAGAGATCTTTGGGATAGTGCAGAGTTATTCTGATATCTCTCCTCTAATTTTTCCcacatttcttttgctgattTTGCAGTTAAGAACAGCCTTGTCTCAGAGTCTTGAATTGCTCCAGAAATAATATGCATTGCAGCATAATTATCCATTTCAAACTGTTCATACTCTGGGGCATTCTCATCTGGAAAATCTTTCTTTATAGTATGGATTAATCCATTCATTCCTAAGACATTATGTACTTTGAAACGCCACGAAATAAAGTTGTCTTGAGTTAGAAATGGCAAACATTGGGTTGAGGAGGAATTTAATTTAGGAGTAGGGGTACCCTGTTTTCTCCAGAATCAGGATCATATTCTTCTCCAGTTGGGGCCAtcttggctggctgctgctgctgctgctggctgctttccAGATATCCACAAACGCACACACAGGCTCAGCTCCCGTTTCCTTTGCAGAAAGTCAGCGCGGGTCTTTCTTTTTGCACAGCTATCAAAGAGACTTTTCTCAAGCTCTTAGCTCTGGCTTAAAAAGACATTAATCCGTCTTCTTCTTGCAAAAAAAGCTCAGGACGATCTCCaataagaaaaatgcaaaaaatgcTTTTTCCTTCCTATCCTGTTCTAGCTTTTAAACTTCACTGCCAGGTCTCAAAAATTCAAACATGCACAGAAAAAAACATCTGGGCCACCATAACCTTTATGTTGGGAAAAATCAGATTTCCTTAGCagagttattatataaataatgagACCAGACGAGGCAGgtttactgtatataaaaagacaaactttactagctaaacagggtaagggcACTGGAagtaaaaaaacaagaaaatacttagctcattacaggagctgactaccttagctgctacatggttgagattcaagatggatctgcttctctgcccaaagcagagttcttctcaaaacaaagagaggaagtagaattctttctcttcctaccaaacttgtgtacatgacaaaccagagtcaggccGGGAAGCTATGGCCGGGaagctaggaaatttacattGTAAAACAGACcgtttgacccactctgcctgtcccactagcaacaagtgtaaacaaacagtttaacccttttgactgacagtctgtggctggctcttgctaaatgaCAAAGTCCAACATATATAGAGCTTGGTTGCCACACGGAGCATGGAATTACCTGGAGAGTTCACAGTCAACACTGGGAAGAAAAATAACAGTGCTGGTGAATGTGTGAGGGGGGACATTAGAGAGAGTGTGGAAGTGCTGCTCAGGATTATTCAAGGCAAGCTTTGAATAGAAGTGAGTGTCTGAGCAGAATGTGAAGGGAAATAGACTCGAGAGGGACAGCAGTTCTAAGAGACCAAGGGACAGACAGGAAGTGAGGATGAGCTTTacagggggaagaaaaagagattgATTTGCGTGTGTGTACTGTGCATAACTGAGTATTTTGCCGTTCATGACCCAACAGGTTTTGTTTGAAAGGCCTTGTGTGCCAAGGAGATAACAAGGGCTCTGGTTTTGACTATTGATTTGTGATGGTTTTTATCACACATGCAAGTTGAATGAAGCGATTCAAAACAGATATCCATGTGTGAAGTTGCCCGGAGTGATGGATGGAGAATTTCTCAAGTCAAGTCCAACAGCCACCTTTTAAGTCCCCTGATCCTATTTTGGTGTTTAGGTTGCAGACCTGACCTTGTTGCTGAAGGAGAAGGACAGGCTAATTCTGGATAAAACGGACACACTccagaaaaaggaggaagagctgaaatACATCAAGCGAGGTGAGGCCCAGCAAATCCTGCCTACTGGCAGGGGTGGTAATGCCATGATAGCTGGcccctctcccctcttcttctcctgtgaATCTGAGGCCCCCCAATGCCACATCTGCATGtactatctaaagcaggggtagtcaaactgtggccttccagatctccatggactactcAGATAAATagaaacaaatgctggcaggggctcatgggaattgtagttcatggtcatctggagggccacagttcgactacccctgatctaaagaatgGCTCTGTGGGAAGCTTTCTCTGAATCCACTTCTTGCTGTGTCCCTCTGCTCCAGCCTATAAGGGGCTTCATGTGCAGACGCAGCGGTTGAAGACCGACCTCGAGTTGTGCCACAAACAAGCTACAGAGAAGAAAACTGTGATGGGAAAGCAGATGAGTACTTTGCAGAAAAAGGTAAAAGAGCAGCAGGCACGCCTGCTGACCCGCAAGAGCCAGAGCCAGGTGAGCAGATGTCCCTTCAGCGTGTGGCAGGGAGCCCTCACAGTCTGCCAAGGCCTTTCCGTGAACTGCTTCTGCCCACCCCTAGTGCTTCTGGCCTAAAGACCTCCTGCCTGTTGGTGTATCTGGAGAGCAGCAGCTAAATGGAACTCCAGTTTTAGAGAGACTAAAT
It includes:
- the LOC143821700 gene encoding uncharacterized protein LOC143821700 encodes the protein MAPTGEEYDPDSGENRDFSTGEEECRNNEASSFTQWVKMAATRANAQEQRASSAEGAAPPSEENAKLHHLIQTEGATPSAGEDTELQDNAQPEGATQEADETAPPAVRRSKRQNKGIPAKRYTCQVKAPDECEPSTWEKMMNLPMNERIKWLDAVDEELDSLRG